In Phreatobacter stygius, a genomic segment contains:
- a CDS encoding DUF930 domain-containing protein — protein sequence MAGSGDPGRDQETAPAQWAGGMAGALLPCLAGAKIGLLEAGRRNGKESFSMKACVLGLIGAGLTLSGALAADARLEAALRRLEPDTRLEQVCDIAVMQRIKGDTSPYRPDKVLAGAISEPRRSGDSLDSEGGAFRSGGHWYRLSFECQASPDRMRVLSLNYTIGEQIPVRDWDDYGLYP from the coding sequence TTGGCGGGCTCCGGCGATCCGGGACGGGATCAGGAAACAGCGCCGGCCCAATGGGCCGGCGGCATGGCCGGTGCGCTGTTGCCTTGCCTTGCTGGTGCCAAGATCGGGCTGTTAGAAGCCGGCCGTCGCAATGGTAAGGAATCGTTCAGCATGAAGGCGTGTGTGCTTGGCCTCATCGGAGCCGGTCTGACGCTGTCGGGCGCGCTCGCCGCGGATGCGCGGCTTGAAGCCGCGCTTCGTCGGCTCGAGCCGGACACCCGGCTCGAGCAGGTCTGCGACATCGCGGTGATGCAGCGCATCAAGGGCGACACCAGTCCTTACCGGCCCGACAAGGTTCTGGCCGGCGCCATCTCGGAGCCGCGCCGCTCCGGCGACTCGCTCGACAGCGAGGGCGGGGCGTTCCGCAGCGGCGGCCACTGGTATCGCCTGAGCTTCGAGTGCCAGGCGTCGCCCGACCGCATGCGCGTCCTGTCGCTGAACTACACCATTGGCGAGCAGATTCCGGTACGCGACTGGGACGATTACGGCCTCTACCCCTGA
- the groL gene encoding chaperonin GroEL (60 kDa chaperone family; promotes refolding of misfolded polypeptides especially under stressful conditions; forms two stacked rings of heptamers to form a barrel-shaped 14mer; ends can be capped by GroES; misfolded proteins enter the barrel where they are refolded when GroES binds), protein MAAKELKFSTEAREKMLRGVDILAEAVKITLGPKGRNVVIEKSFGAPRITKDGVTVAKEIELSDRFENMGAQMVREVASKTSDTAGDGTTTATVLAQTIVREGAKSVAAGMNPMDLKRGIDLAVAAVVADLKRHARKIKSNDEIAQVGTISANGDTEIGRFLADAMQKVGNEGVITVEEARSLTTELEVVEGMAFDRGYVSPYFVTNAEKMRVELEDAYILIHEQKLSGLQALLPLLEAVVQSGKPLLIVAEDVEGEVLATLVVNKLRAGLRVVAVKAPGFGDRRKAMLEDIAILTGGTAVSEDLGIKLDNVTLAMLGRAKKVVVEKDSTTLVGGAGARKDIDARIAQIRLQIEETTSSYDKEKLQERLAKLAGGVAVIRVGGSTEVEVKERKDRVDDALHATRAAVEEGILPGGGVALLRALKALDPVKPGNDDQKTGIDIVRRALQAPARQIAENAGEDGSVIIGKLMEKKDYNWGFNAATGVYQDLVAAGVIDPAKVVRTALQDAASVASLMITTEALIAELPKPQKAGAGAGPGGGMGDMDF, encoded by the coding sequence ATGGCCGCCAAGGAACTGAAATTCTCGACGGAAGCGCGCGAGAAGATGCTGCGCGGTGTCGATATTCTCGCCGAAGCCGTGAAGATCACGCTCGGGCCGAAGGGCCGCAACGTGGTGATCGAGAAGTCGTTCGGGGCGCCGCGCATCACCAAGGATGGCGTCACCGTTGCCAAGGAGATCGAGCTTTCCGACAGGTTCGAGAACATGGGCGCGCAGATGGTGCGCGAGGTGGCCTCGAAGACCAGCGATACCGCCGGCGACGGCACCACCACCGCCACCGTGCTGGCCCAGACGATCGTGCGCGAAGGCGCCAAATCGGTGGCCGCCGGCATGAACCCGATGGACCTGAAGCGTGGCATCGACCTGGCCGTCGCCGCGGTGGTCGCGGATCTCAAGCGCCATGCCCGCAAGATCAAGTCCAATGACGAGATCGCCCAGGTCGGCACCATCTCGGCCAATGGCGATACCGAGATCGGCCGTTTCCTGGCGGATGCCATGCAAAAGGTCGGCAATGAGGGCGTCATCACGGTGGAGGAGGCCAGGAGCCTGACCACCGAACTCGAAGTGGTCGAAGGCATGGCGTTCGACCGCGGCTATGTCTCGCCCTATTTCGTCACCAATGCCGAGAAGATGCGGGTCGAGCTCGAGGATGCCTATATCCTGATCCATGAGCAGAAGCTTTCCGGGCTGCAGGCGCTGCTGCCGCTGCTCGAAGCCGTCGTCCAGTCGGGCAAGCCGCTGCTGATCGTCGCCGAGGATGTCGAGGGCGAGGTGCTGGCAACGCTGGTGGTCAACAAGCTCAGGGCGGGTCTGCGCGTCGTCGCGGTCAAGGCGCCGGGTTTCGGCGATCGCCGCAAGGCGATGCTGGAGGATATCGCGATCCTCACCGGCGGCACCGCGGTGAGCGAGGATCTCGGCATCAAGCTGGACAATGTCACGCTGGCCATGCTCGGCCGGGCCAAGAAGGTGGTGGTGGAAAAGGATTCGACCACGCTTGTCGGCGGCGCCGGCGCGCGCAAGGACATCGACGCGCGCATTGCCCAGATCCGCCTGCAGATCGAGGAGACGACCTCCAGCTACGACAAGGAAAAGCTGCAGGAGCGGCTGGCCAAGCTGGCCGGCGGCGTCGCGGTGATCCGGGTCGGCGGTTCCACCGAGGTCGAGGTGAAGGAACGTAAGGACCGGGTCGATGACGCGCTGCATGCGACGCGCGCGGCGGTCGAGGAGGGCATCCTGCCCGGTGGCGGCGTGGCGCTGTTACGCGCGCTCAAGGCGCTCGATCCGGTCAAGCCGGGCAATGACGACCAGAAGACCGGTATCGACATCGTGCGCCGCGCGCTGCAGGCGCCGGCCCGGCAGATTGCCGAGAATGCCGGCGAGGACGGCTCGGTCATTATCGGCAAGCTGATGGAAAAGAAGGATTACAACTGGGGTTTCAATGCTGCGACCGGCGTCTATCAGGACCTGGTGGCGGCCGGCGTGATCGATCCGGCCAAGGTGGTGCGGACTGCGCTGCAGGACGCGGCGTCGGTCGCGTCGCTGATGATCACCACCGAGGCCTTGATCGCCGAACTGCCGAAGCCGCAGAAGGCCGGCGCCGGTGCAGGTCCGGGCGGTGGCATGGGAGACATGGACTTCTGA
- a CDS encoding DUF1127 domain-containing protein, which translates to MTCSACLPVQSAAKTGLLQTLLDRAADVLALGPASHRRAETRAAVGELSARQLADAGIDRSIVCRVRPVIEIRAGLMANLISLQ; encoded by the coding sequence ATGACCTGCTCAGCCTGCCTGCCCGTGCAATCCGCCGCCAAGACGGGACTTCTTCAGACGCTGCTCGACCGGGCGGCGGATGTTCTGGCGCTTGGCCCGGCGTCGCACCGGCGCGCCGAGACGCGGGCGGCGGTCGGCGAGTTGTCGGCCAGGCAATTGGCCGATGCCGGCATCGACCGGTCGATCGTCTGCCGGGTCCGCCCGGTGATCGAGATCAGGGCCGGCTTGATGGCCAATCTGATCTCCCTGCAATAG
- a CDS encoding DUF1176 domain-containing protein, whose translation MPFYHAMRAGLVVALTGFATGSAVAASGIRTFDNWIVGCDNTLACRAIGTMAGEGDGGSYVVIDRAAGPEATAKLRFVRESAPAGDAQGLVLSVDAGPALTLAGTAFRVIEQEFDDKPEASELVEPAAVARVIEAMGKGRALRFGKEAPRANAPAVSLDGFAAALQFIDTAQGRLDTVTALVARGARAAATVSAPPAVPFLTVAMPNPTRPAPTVVPRALVQRHVRETRDDECDLGNRAPATRIVRLSNSTVLYQIGCWRAASQAGAMFYLATEAQPANARRVDFETLDAETGRMGQPIQTLTSPSGLEEMSAATLSALHKDRGAGDCGTAASWAWTARGFRLSAYATMPACKGVPPEDWITLWRTEPR comes from the coding sequence ATGCCGTTTTACCATGCAATGCGCGCCGGCCTCGTGGTCGCGCTGACAGGCTTCGCCACAGGCTCCGCCGTGGCCGCCTCCGGGATCAGGACCTTCGACAACTGGATCGTCGGCTGTGACAATACGCTGGCCTGCCGGGCCATCGGCACCATGGCCGGCGAAGGCGATGGCGGCTCCTATGTCGTGATCGACCGCGCCGCCGGGCCCGAGGCGACCGCGAAGCTGCGTTTCGTCCGCGAGAGCGCGCCGGCCGGCGATGCCCAGGGACTGGTGCTCAGTGTCGACGCCGGCCCGGCGCTGACGCTTGCCGGCACGGCGTTCCGGGTCATCGAGCAGGAGTTCGACGACAAGCCGGAGGCGTCCGAACTGGTCGAGCCGGCAGCGGTGGCGCGCGTCATCGAGGCCATGGGCAAGGGGCGAGCACTGCGCTTCGGCAAGGAAGCTCCGCGCGCCAACGCGCCCGCGGTGTCGCTCGACGGCTTTGCCGCGGCGCTGCAGTTCATCGACACCGCGCAGGGCCGCCTGGATACCGTGACCGCCCTGGTCGCCAGGGGGGCCAGGGCGGCGGCCACGGTGTCGGCGCCACCGGCCGTGCCGTTCCTGACGGTTGCCATGCCGAACCCGACCAGGCCGGCGCCCACCGTGGTGCCGCGCGCGCTGGTGCAGCGGCATGTTCGCGAGACCAGGGACGACGAATGCGACCTGGGCAACCGGGCGCCCGCCACCCGCATCGTCCGCCTGTCCAACAGCACCGTGCTGTACCAGATCGGCTGCTGGCGCGCGGCGTCGCAGGCCGGCGCGATGTTCTACCTTGCGACCGAAGCACAGCCGGCCAACGCCCGCCGGGTCGATTTCGAAACGCTCGATGCCGAAACCGGCCGCATGGGCCAGCCGATCCAGACCCTGACCAGTCCCAGCGGCCTGGAGGAGATGAGCGCGGCCACCCTGTCTGCCCTGCACAAGGATCGCGGTGCCGGCGATTGCGGCACGGCGGCGAGCTGGGCCTGGACGGCGCGAGGCTTCCGCCTGAGCGCCTATGCGACCATGCCGGCCTGCAAGGGTGTGCCACCGGAGGACTGGATCACGCTCTGGCGCACCGAACCGCGCTGA
- a CDS encoding TetR/AcrR family transcriptional regulator, translating to MAEIPAKRLTKAGRRDQLIDVAHAIVREEGTDALTLGRLAERAGVSKPVAYEHFKSRPGLLIALYKEIDDRQVAALLEALARAPRRLDEVAGVVSRAYMACYTEAGPDWHAVSAALKGDGEMEAFQDQLIDHYVAIYRDALRPFTDLPAADLQLRCVGIIGAAEAISRDMIRGHVDEPTAAATLASLITGWLSPKV from the coding sequence ATGGCCGAAATACCCGCGAAGAGACTGACCAAGGCCGGGCGGCGTGATCAGCTGATCGATGTCGCGCATGCGATCGTGCGTGAGGAGGGAACCGACGCATTGACGCTCGGCCGTCTCGCCGAGCGCGCCGGGGTCAGCAAACCGGTCGCCTATGAACATTTCAAATCGCGCCCGGGCCTGTTGATTGCCCTCTACAAGGAGATCGACGATCGGCAGGTGGCGGCTCTGCTCGAGGCGCTCGCCCGGGCGCCGCGCCGGCTGGACGAGGTCGCGGGCGTCGTCAGCCGCGCCTATATGGCCTGCTATACCGAGGCCGGGCCGGATTGGCATGCGGTCTCCGCGGCGCTCAAGGGCGACGGCGAGATGGAAGCCTTCCAGGACCAGTTGATCGACCATTATGTGGCGATCTATCGCGACGCGTTGCGCCCTTTCACAGACCTGCCGGCCGCGGATCTGCAGCTGCGCTGCGTCGGCATTATCGGAGCAGCGGAGGCGATCTCGCGCGACATGATCCGCGGCCATGTCGACGAGCCGACGGCTGCCGCGACGCTCGCCTCGCTGATCACGGGCTGGCTGTCGCCGAAAGTCTGA
- a CDS encoding DUF6665 family protein, whose amino-acid sequence MTLHSPRSRLSQRSMEAVDTALAHEIIAEQASSLGRAGRAVAASLAALGAFTGDGPQRAALVQAAADAVFGYFVQRELCGFRRHDDAIRDYAIPREVLVRVGATAPPPR is encoded by the coding sequence TTGACCTTGCATTCGCCGCGAAGCCGGCTGTCGCAGCGCTCGATGGAAGCGGTCGATACGGCGCTCGCCCACGAGATCATCGCCGAGCAGGCCTCCTCGCTCGGTCGCGCCGGGCGGGCGGTGGCCGCGAGCCTCGCGGCGCTCGGCGCCTTCACCGGTGACGGGCCGCAGCGCGCCGCGCTGGTGCAGGCCGCGGCCGACGCGGTGTTCGGCTATTTCGTCCAGCGCGAGTTGTGCGGTTTCCGCAGGCATGACGACGCGATCCGCGACTATGCCATCCCGCGCGAGGTGCTGGTGCGGGTCGGCGCCACGGCGCCGCCGCCCCGCTGA
- a CDS encoding acyltransferase family protein — protein sequence MAEATPEPAERRIDLDWIRIAAFGLLILYHVGLLYVTWTFHVKSSSRVPGLEPLMLALNPWRLALLFLVSGTATCFMASKLRAGQLAGLRSARLLPPLIFGMLVIVAPQAYLQVVDSFGYVGSFGEFYRQHYLTLPGQFCAGPGGRPPCLILPTWNHLWFVIYLWAYSMVLAAILWLAPGLVRRAEAGLARMLAGPGILLWPCAVLVVYRVVLFPRFPVTHTLIDDWYAHALYFSVFMFGFLVARSDAVWQALEQWRWPALAGALVAYGLYLVLRRQGLSSELVLAGLRLIYGIDQWCWIAAVLGFGRRWLSVRDTPARRYLTDAVFPYYIVHQTAIIVAAYGLKSYGLPAWLEATLVILATAATCVLTYEVVRRVGWLRPLFGLKPRGRPVADLAPATR from the coding sequence ATGGCTGAAGCAACACCAGAGCCGGCTGAACGTCGCATCGATCTCGACTGGATCCGCATCGCGGCCTTCGGCCTCCTCATCCTCTACCACGTCGGCTTGCTCTACGTGACCTGGACCTTCCACGTGAAGAGCTCAAGCAGGGTTCCCGGCCTCGAACCGCTGATGCTGGCGCTCAACCCCTGGCGGCTGGCACTGTTGTTTCTGGTCTCGGGCACCGCGACCTGTTTCATGGCGAGCAAGCTGCGGGCGGGCCAGCTGGCCGGCCTGCGCTCGGCCAGACTGCTGCCGCCGCTCATCTTCGGCATGCTGGTCATCGTGGCGCCCCAGGCCTACCTGCAGGTCGTCGACAGCTTCGGTTATGTCGGCAGCTTCGGCGAATTTTACCGGCAGCACTATCTGACGCTTCCAGGGCAATTTTGCGCGGGGCCTGGCGGGCGGCCGCCTTGTCTCATCCTGCCGACCTGGAACCACCTGTGGTTCGTGATCTACCTCTGGGCCTATTCCATGGTGCTGGCGGCGATTCTCTGGCTGGCGCCGGGCCTTGTCCGGCGCGCCGAAGCCGGGCTTGCGCGGATGCTCGCCGGGCCGGGTATCCTGCTGTGGCCTTGCGCCGTGCTGGTGGTCTACCGGGTCGTGCTGTTCCCGCGCTTCCCCGTGACCCATACGCTCATCGACGACTGGTATGCCCACGCGCTCTATTTCTCGGTCTTCATGTTCGGCTTTCTGGTCGCCCGCTCGGACGCCGTCTGGCAGGCGCTGGAGCAATGGCGCTGGCCGGCCCTCGCCGGGGCTCTTGTCGCCTATGGGCTCTATCTCGTCCTGCGCCGGCAGGGGCTGTCCTCGGAACTCGTGCTGGCTGGCCTGCGCCTCATCTACGGCATCGATCAATGGTGCTGGATCGCCGCGGTCCTCGGCTTCGGCCGGCGCTGGCTGAGCGTGCGGGATACGCCGGCCCGGCGCTATCTGACCGACGCGGTGTTTCCCTATTACATCGTCCACCAGACGGCGATCATCGTTGCGGCCTATGGCCTCAAATCTTACGGCTTGCCGGCCTGGCTCGAGGCCACGCTCGTCATCCTGGCGACTGCCGCGACCTGCGTTCTGACCTATGAGGTGGTGCGTCGTGTCGGCTGGCTGCGGCCGCTGTTCGGGCTGAAGCCACGTGGCCGGCCGGTGGCCGATCTGGCGCCGGCGACACGATAG
- a CDS encoding DUF2252 domain-containing protein gives MPASTKTETAPMPSRTDRAAAGKALRARVSRESHADFEPAAGRDPSAVLAEVDAGRIAALIPIRYERMLVSPFTFLRGAAAVMAADLAAQPTIGIPVQACGDCHLMNFGAFGTPEGRILFDINDFDETLPGIDFTVDLKRLVASVAVAALDAGYSDKKARSFAAATAQAYRDFMRELADLSPLAIWHSRMDLARETERIDDRKLRRTLLKTIVKAKKTLSLDDNFPHLARTKAGVCRIEDRPPLIYHLDADGGGHHAVDARAALAIYQATLPPDRHVLLTRFRLEDVAFKVVGVGSVGTFCAIGLYMSGDDEPLFLQIKEAQSSVLERFRPAGKHRRHQGHRVVEGQRVMQAASDAFLGWAEDRKSGRHFYVRQLKNRRLGSVGEVMEGNALLEYAALCGRTLARAHARSGDPAVISGYIGKSGVFEDALASFSLSYARQTAADHAVVARDRAGRKRRRA, from the coding sequence ATGCCAGCTTCGACCAAGACCGAAACCGCCCCGATGCCGTCGCGGACCGACCGGGCGGCGGCCGGCAAGGCGCTGCGCGCCCGTGTTTCGCGCGAGAGCCATGCCGATTTCGAGCCGGCCGCCGGCCGCGATCCATCCGCGGTCCTGGCGGAGGTCGATGCCGGCCGGATCGCCGCGCTGATCCCGATCCGCTATGAGCGGATGCTGGTCTCGCCCTTCACCTTCCTGCGCGGTGCGGCCGCCGTGATGGCCGCCGATCTCGCGGCCCAGCCGACGATCGGCATCCCCGTGCAGGCCTGCGGCGACTGCCACCTGATGAATTTCGGCGCCTTCGGCACGCCCGAGGGACGCATCCTGTTCGACATCAACGACTTCGACGAGACCTTGCCGGGTATCGACTTCACCGTCGACCTGAAGCGCCTGGTGGCCAGTGTCGCGGTGGCGGCGCTCGACGCCGGCTATTCCGACAAGAAAGCCCGCAGCTTCGCCGCCGCCACCGCGCAGGCCTATCGCGATTTCATGCGCGAGCTGGCCGACCTGTCGCCGCTGGCCATCTGGCACAGCCGGATGGACCTCGCCCGCGAGACCGAACGGATCGACGACCGCAAGCTTCGCCGGACGCTGTTGAAGACCATCGTGAAGGCGAAAAAGACGCTGTCGCTGGACGACAATTTCCCCCACCTGGCCAGGACCAAGGCCGGCGTCTGCAGGATCGAGGACCGGCCGCCGCTGATCTATCATCTCGACGCCGATGGCGGCGGCCACCACGCGGTCGACGCCCGCGCTGCGCTGGCGATCTACCAGGCGACGCTGCCACCCGACCGGCATGTGCTGCTGACCCGCTTCCGGCTGGAGGATGTCGCCTTCAAGGTCGTCGGCGTCGGCAGTGTCGGCACGTTCTGCGCCATCGGCCTCTATATGAGCGGCGACGACGAGCCGCTGTTCCTGCAGATCAAGGAAGCGCAGAGTTCGGTGCTCGAGCGCTTCCGGCCCGCCGGCAAGCACCGGCGCCATCAGGGCCACCGTGTGGTCGAGGGCCAGCGGGTCATGCAAGCCGCGAGCGACGCCTTTCTCGGCTGGGCGGAGGACCGCAAGTCCGGCCGGCATTTTTATGTCAGGCAGTTGAAGAACCGGCGGCTCGGCTCGGTCGGCGAGGTCATGGAAGGCAATGCCCTGCTGGAATATGCCGCGCTCTGCGGCCGGACGCTGGCCCGCGCCCATGCCCGTTCCGGCGACCCCGCCGTGATATCGGGCTATATCGGCAAGTCCGGCGTGTTCGAGGACGCCCTGGCGTCGTTCTCGCTGAGCTATGCCCGCCAGACGGCGGCCGACCATGCCGTCGTTGCGCGCGACCGGGCCGGCCGCAAACGCCGGCGGGCCTGA
- a CDS encoding Hsp20/alpha crystallin family protein, with protein MGVRDIMPWGRPHNQAPTGFREAEQSPFLALHRDVNRLFDDLFHGFDLPMPAGRPSHWAGGWPSMEMSETDREVRIAAEVPGLDEKDVEVLLQDGVLTLRGEKRAETEDKDRQFTERLYGRFERRIAVGEVDEDRVKATFKNGVLTVTLPKTERAAAAARRIAINER; from the coding sequence ATGGGTGTTCGAGACATCATGCCCTGGGGTCGCCCCCACAACCAGGCCCCCACCGGCTTCCGCGAGGCCGAGCAAAGCCCGTTCCTGGCGCTGCATCGCGACGTCAACCGCCTGTTCGACGATCTTTTCCACGGCTTCGACCTGCCGATGCCGGCCGGCCGCCCTTCGCACTGGGCGGGCGGATGGCCAAGCATGGAGATGTCCGAGACCGACAGGGAGGTCCGTATCGCGGCCGAGGTGCCGGGTCTCGACGAAAAGGACGTCGAGGTCCTGCTGCAGGATGGCGTGCTGACGCTGCGCGGTGAGAAGCGTGCGGAGACCGAAGACAAGGACCGCCAGTTCACCGAGCGGCTCTATGGACGTTTCGAGCGGCGTATCGCAGTCGGCGAAGTCGACGAAGACAGGGTCAAGGCGACATTCAAGAACGGCGTCCTCACGGTCACGCTGCCCAAGACCGAGCGGGCGGCGGCCGCCGCCAGGCGGATCGCGATCAACGAGAGGTAG
- a CDS encoding histidine kinase, with protein MPRLLLAAALALLLPAFLMPPLAEAKSFRLGAPAVATVAIPDAWSPSVTERGVEATTDDDEIYVAVTIASAGNVEDSTKQALAYLVSQGVEIDPATQRQQSMTINGMPTIFLGFSGKDSDGEQAEISVGILIVNPSTVLILSYWGSKEGEKTYASELNGILQSLTKVE; from the coding sequence ATGCCCAGATTGCTCCTCGCCGCCGCGCTTGCCCTGCTGCTCCCAGCCTTCCTGATGCCGCCCCTGGCCGAAGCCAAGAGCTTCCGGCTGGGCGCGCCGGCAGTCGCCACCGTCGCCATTCCCGACGCCTGGTCGCCAAGCGTGACCGAACGCGGCGTCGAAGCGACCACCGACGATGACGAGATCTATGTGGCGGTGACGATCGCCAGCGCCGGCAATGTCGAGGATTCGACCAAGCAGGCGCTCGCCTATCTGGTGTCGCAAGGGGTCGAGATCGATCCGGCGACCCAGCGCCAGCAATCCATGACGATCAACGGCATGCCGACCATTTTCCTCGGCTTCAGCGGCAAGGACTCGGACGGCGAACAGGCCGAGATCAGCGTCGGCATTTTGATCGTCAATCCGTCAACCGTGCTGATCCTCAGCTATTGGGGGTCGAAGGAGGGCGAGAAGACCTATGCCAGCGAGCTGAACGGCATCCTGCAGAGCCTGACCAAGGTCGAGTAG
- a CDS encoding LytTR family DNA-binding domain-containing protein: protein MTSGIGQAGPTEPPARVSPWKIYVVLAVVLVAVAVVNAVSVVDDAARFAGRTLPLPLILLWELSSVLVVFALAPMIRWGALQVRGGGIAEVARAVVVNAGLVVLFSALHVAGMVLLRKLGHAAFGAGPYVFDLSLAKLVYELRKDALTYLLIGSVFWLNKGWADRPQDDAAQADAVQASGAAETGVASATTVATPQAFWLRDGSASIKIDPAMIVWVQSAGNYVEYCLVDGQRHLIRATLRAEEQRLQPFGIIRVHRTRLVNPARIERIEMRPSGDAELKLETGETIAGSRRYGIGETLRHVVRTPGA, encoded by the coding sequence GTGACGAGCGGAATTGGTCAAGCGGGCCCGACCGAGCCGCCGGCGCGTGTCTCGCCCTGGAAAATCTATGTCGTCCTGGCGGTGGTGCTGGTCGCGGTCGCCGTCGTCAATGCGGTGTCGGTCGTCGATGACGCGGCGCGCTTTGCCGGACGGACCCTGCCTCTGCCGCTGATCCTGCTCTGGGAACTGTCGAGCGTGCTTGTCGTTTTCGCGCTCGCGCCGATGATCCGATGGGGCGCTTTGCAGGTACGCGGCGGCGGCATCGCAGAGGTCGCGCGCGCCGTCGTCGTCAATGCCGGGCTGGTGGTTCTCTTCTCGGCGCTGCACGTCGCTGGAATGGTGCTGCTGCGCAAGCTTGGCCATGCGGCCTTTGGCGCCGGGCCCTATGTCTTCGACCTGTCGCTCGCCAAACTCGTCTACGAACTGCGCAAGGACGCGCTGACCTATCTTCTGATCGGCTCGGTCTTCTGGCTCAACAAGGGCTGGGCCGACCGGCCGCAGGACGACGCCGCGCAAGCCGACGCCGTGCAAGCCAGCGGCGCGGCCGAGACCGGCGTCGCGAGCGCAACGACCGTCGCGACGCCGCAGGCCTTCTGGCTCCGCGACGGTTCGGCCAGCATCAAGATCGACCCTGCCATGATCGTCTGGGTCCAGTCGGCCGGCAATTATGTCGAATATTGCCTGGTGGACGGCCAGCGCCACCTGATCCGCGCGACGCTTCGCGCCGAAGAGCAGCGCCTGCAGCCGTTCGGCATCATCCGCGTGCATCGCACCCGGCTGGTCAATCCGGCGCGAATCGAGCGGATCGAGATGCGCCCCTCGGGCGACGCCGAACTGAAGCTCGAGACCGGCGAGACCATTGCCGGCAGCCGCCGTTACGGCATCGGCGAAACCCTGAGACACGTCGTCCGGACGCCGGGCGCATGA
- a CDS encoding DUF1127 domain-containing protein yields the protein MNAACATEDLFHHHHETPAAKSRLLTLVLRVEAWFAARNSARTLYGLDDRALSDIGLSRADVERINIKATAVDPIPSV from the coding sequence ATGAACGCGGCATGTGCAACAGAGGATCTTTTCCACCACCACCACGAAACGCCGGCAGCCAAGAGCCGTCTGCTCACTCTGGTCCTGCGCGTGGAGGCCTGGTTCGCGGCGCGCAACAGCGCCCGCACCCTGTACGGCCTGGATGACCGGGCACTGTCGGATATTGGCCTGTCACGCGCCGATGTCGAACGGATCAACATCAAGGCGACGGCCGTCGACCCGATTCCGTCGGTCTGA
- the gcvA gene encoding transcriptional regulator GcvA, whose amino-acid sequence MRWSEANEMFLASAQVQLGHPMTRRHLPPLTALRAFEAAARHLNFERAGDEIAVTASAIGQQVRTLEAWLQRPLFVRLPSKGVALTVAGERYAAAISQLLDQLNEATIQALRPDASNVLTVATLPSFAASWLIPRLGGFKARHPELDVRISVSHGLTDFAREDVDVGIRSGRGVYPGLRSDLLMEENFFPVCSAALLHDPERPLREPADLRHHTLIQEIQEGLPDFVSWSRWLELIGVEGVDGGRGPQFSHTFLALQAAASGQGVALATNVLIGDYLDAGRLVRPFPHQVPGPYQYYVVCPEASASRAAIAAFRGWLLEEAAAHAARATG is encoded by the coding sequence TTGCGCTGGTCCGAAGCAAATGAGATGTTCTTGGCTTCAGCCCAAGTACAGCTTGGCCATCCAATGACCCGCCGCCACCTGCCGCCGCTCACCGCACTGCGCGCCTTCGAGGCCGCCGCCCGCCATCTGAACTTCGAACGGGCGGGCGACGAGATCGCCGTCACGGCGAGCGCGATCGGCCAGCAGGTCCGGACGCTGGAGGCCTGGCTGCAACGCCCGCTATTCGTCCGGCTGCCGAGCAAGGGCGTCGCGCTGACGGTGGCGGGCGAACGCTACGCCGCCGCCATTTCCCAACTGCTCGACCAGTTGAACGAGGCCACCATTCAGGCGTTGCGGCCGGACGCGTCCAATGTGCTGACGGTGGCGACCTTGCCGAGCTTCGCCGCAAGCTGGCTCATCCCGCGGCTCGGCGGCTTCAAGGCCCGCCATCCAGAACTCGATGTGCGCATTTCGGTGTCGCACGGCCTGACCGATTTCGCCCGCGAGGATGTCGACGTGGGCATCCGCTCCGGCCGGGGCGTCTATCCGGGTTTGCGAAGTGACCTGCTGATGGAAGAGAATTTCTTCCCCGTCTGCAGCGCGGCCCTGCTCCACGATCCCGAGCGGCCGCTGCGCGAGCCGGCGGATCTGCGCCATCACACGCTGATCCAGGAGATCCAGGAGGGCCTGCCGGATTTCGTCAGCTGGTCGCGCTGGCTGGAGCTGATTGGCGTCGAGGGGGTCGACGGCGGTCGCGGCCCGCAATTCTCCCACACCTTCCTGGCCTTGCAGGCGGCGGCCTCGGGCCAGGGCGTCGCCCTGGCGACCAATGTGCTGATCGGCGACTATCTGGATGCCGGCCGCCTGGTGCGGCCGTTTCCCCATCAGGTGCCCGGACCCTACCAATATTACGTGGTCTGCCCGGAAGCCTCCGCCTCGCGGGCGGCGATCGCCGCCTTTCGCGGCTGGCTGCTCGAAGAGGCCGCGGCCCATGCCGCGCGGGCGACCGGCTGA